A genomic region of Ictidomys tridecemlineatus isolate mIctTri1 chromosome 10, mIctTri1.hap1, whole genome shotgun sequence contains the following coding sequences:
- the LOC101965159 gene encoding apolipoprotein R — protein sequence MRLLPGSCSLSPCFLGALTLLLCLSSLHGCSPPPRIAHGHYRYTSGVLSLSTVVQYECKEGYALLGAAEISCRFSGWSPPAPRCKALCLKPKIPSGKLSVEKDQYISPEAVTIQCDPGYKMIGSPFISCSENRSWSPAVPKCEREAPEDRDIVLAGKNLLECLPNPRDSRVALELHKLSLEIEKLEREREKEKII from the exons ATGAGGCTCTTGCCAGGGAGCTGTTCCCTGTCTCCGTGTTTCCTGGGGGCTCTGACCTTGCTCCTTTGCCTGTCCAGCCTACATG GCTGCAGTCCCCCTCCTAGGATTGCTCACGGGCACTATAGGTATACCAGTGGGGTCCTATCGCTCAGCACCGTGGTGCAGTATGAATGCAAGGAAGGATATGCTCTCCTAGGAGCAGCTGAAATCTCCTGCCGGTTTTCAGGATGGTCGCCTCCAGCTCCTCGATGTAAAG CTCTGTGCCTAAAACCGAAGATACCCAGTGGAAAGCTATCTGTGGAGAAGGATCAGTATATCAGCCCTGAAGCTGTCACCATCCAGTGTGACCCTGGCTACAAGATGATTGGCTCCCCATTTATCTCTTGCTCAGAAAACAGATCTTGGAGCCCGGCTGTGCCTAAGTGTGAAAGG gaaGCCCCTGAAGATCGTGACATAGTGCTGGCAGGCAAAAACCTCTTAGAGTGTCTCCCAAACCCCAGGGACTCCAGAGTGGCCCTGGAGTTACATAAACTGTCCCTGGAGATTGAAAAACTGGAgcgagagagagaaaaggagaaaatcatttaa